The Naumovozyma dairenensis CBS 421 chromosome 1, complete genome genome includes a region encoding these proteins:
- the NDAI0A07690 gene encoding uncharacterized protein (similar to Saccharomyces cerevisiae YBR085C-A; ancestral locus Anc_3.320) has protein sequence MSQVYSNNSSHSTTSFLTSAPVELTTRKGYEDFINNRKHKDFKLSTVLKPNDGALDGYVLKDGGDVIAIVKGEAMDYLNEIAGNR, from the coding sequence atgtcaCAAGTTTACAGTAATAATAGCTCACATTCAACAACTTCATTCTTAACAAGTGCACCAGTGGAATTAACAACAAGGAAAGGTTATGAAGATTTCATAAATAATAGGAAGCATAAGGATTTTAAACTATCCACAGTTTTAAAACCAAATGATGGTGCATTAGATGGATATGTTCTCAAAGATGGAGGAGACGTCATTGCTATAGTGAAAGGTGAAGCCATGGATTACTTGAATGAGATCGCAGGTAACAGATGA
- the IST2 gene encoding Ist2p (similar to Saccharomyces cerevisiae IST2 (YBR086C); ancestral locus Anc_3.323), with translation MEEIKQLDPNCTIRFNYSTQHETQLNAVLKSNNILFRTIIKNDPSSTTTSSTKNNYQAYTFIRLPNDGTGESLNRINKFVNSISHFKFVQSLTPLYDSDVSKKINGFSSHLVFQNVLKLPKDHDITNLYHLTNDFDATFFLSFYKYYIQSLKKLAVFGFIIRFILPNIFYDNKNPLTWQFNSLYQLGLFIWSIYFINSWINKKQFHYKTLFNTYQHIQSSSFISASSLNQTITNNPHNHISILFKKCCFIPILILFTILLISFQVICFCIEIYFTHIYNGPMKSFVTLIPTILNSIGVPIIISLYNNIFVSRIIKWENNMSFENELISKYEKNFILTFLINYVPLLITLFVYLPFGYKFNSMIHSYSFFSFVPSTSPSALDIFFKINPLRYQKQFFYFIFTNQIITFSLENILPYLLRVLKAKMNKTQSPITPTSKTLSHFKIDDISSSNPIDANYQKIILQFGFIIMFSIIWPLAPLLCYILNFVFYKIELWKFLNLYKPSTFQLNILSDYNTKLSSSSSSSSSIEFWNNILSIVTIVGSTISLTLTSMYKSSHLLSLSSSFSSPSMDSKLFLSTPTNYKSGSTIILLLFITENLSVFAFKLMSRFMNLSSSLSSHNNLKPTDSRVYSSSASSSIVFIPSLKTSNTDSHENNKERKYTSSTYITAPISINKDLISEIQNNNDNNDNNDNNNNNNNNNNNNNVNKEAGSNNDSNIERKEESELLHGDHTIKNNNNSTIPRDTSSTSRSFNNYINVGDETSVAGATLPDTIPTSKNYDSRYDKNGNPILQPQPNHPASSSNLSSSLSFNVEQSVPIESTSNLQTSVNVNVIPPPQESSLPSSSSNNNRDLQSNTSKNLNIKQRPVSTISMKTNNIQSSTASSIGLISPQNDNNNKRHLTPSISSKGTTASTVNTTKTSSSKKPPTTTTIQSHSVTTTTAAVAAVAAGNADSNRHSRLIPKPKDEHSTNDKLPNKKKEHKKGLFHKLKKNYEKSLRLNVQSSL, from the coding sequence ATGGAAGAAATCAAACAACTTGATCCTAATTGTACAATTAGATTCAATTACTCTACTCAACATGAAACTCAATTGAATGCCGttttaaaatcaaataatatccTTTTTCGTACTATCATAAAGAACGACCCTTCTTCAACTACAACATCAAGCACTAAAAATAACTACCAAGCATATACTTTCATAAGATTGCCTAATGATGGTACTGGTGAATCGTTGAATagaataaacaaatttgTGAATTCCATATCCCATTTCAAGTTTGTTCAATCATTAACTCCATTATATGACTCCGACGTCTcgaagaaaataaatggCTTTTCCAGTCATTTggtttttcaaaatgtaTTAAAACTACCAAAAGATCATGATATAACTAATTTATATCATTTAACTAATGATTTCGATGCAACATTCTTTTTATCATTCtacaaatattatatccaatctttaaaaaaattggcTGTATTTGGTTTCATTATTCGTTTCATATTaccaaatatattttatgataataagaatCCATTAACGTGGCAGTTCAATTCTTTATACCAATTAGGTTTGTTTATCTGGTCAatttatttcatcaattcaTGGATTAACAAGAAACAATTCCATTACAAAACTCTATTCAATACATATCAACACATTcaatcatcatcttttatTTCCGCCTCTTCCTTGAATCAAACAATCACTAATAATCCACATAATcatatttcaattcttttcaaaaaatgttGTTTCATACCAATCCTTATCCTTTTCACGATTTTGTTAATATCTTTCCAAGTAATTTGTTTCTGCATCGAGATTTATTTCACTCACATTTATAATGGTCcaatgaaatcatttgtTACATTGATCCCTACAATCTTAAACTCAATTGGTGTTCCAATCATTATATCTCTTTATAATAACATCTTTGTCTCaagaattatcaaatgGGAAAATAATATGTCCTTTGAAAATGAgttgatttcaaaatatgagaaaaatttcatcttgACATTTTTAATTAACTATGTCCCATTATTGATTACcttatttgtttatctACCATTCGGCTATAAATTCAATTCGATGATCCATTCCTATTCGTTCTTTTCGTTTGTTCCATCTACTTCTCCTTCTGCTttggatatttttttcaaaattaacCCGTTGCGTTATCAAAAGCAGTTCTTCtatttcatcttcactAATCAAATCATTACGTTCTCcttggaaaatattttaccTTATTTATTACGTGTATTGAAAGCTAAAATGAACAAGACTCAATCTCCAATTACCCCAACATCAAAGACCCTATCACATTTtaaaattgatgatatatcatcttctaatcCTATCGATgcaaattatcaaaagatTATCTTACAATTTGgtttcattattatgttTTCGATTATTTGGCCCTTAGCTCCATTGCTTTGTTACATTCTAAATTTTGTCttttataaaattgaattatggaaatttttgaatctttATAAACCTTCGACTTTCCAATTGAACATTTTATCCGATTACAACACGAAGTTATCATCCTCGtcctcatcttcatcatctatcgaattttggaataacattctttcaattgtcACTATTGTCGGTTCAACAATCTCCTTAACCTTGACTTCAATGTATAAATCCTCGCACTTGTTATCATTGTCATCATCGTTTTCATCACCTTCGATGGATTCTAAATTGTTCCTTTCAACTCCAACAAATTACAAAAGTGGGTCCACTATCATCTTACTCCTTTTCATTACGGAAAATTTATCAGTCTTTGCATTCAAATTGATGTCAAGATTTATGAacttatcatcatctttatcgTCACATAATAATCTAAAGCCTACTGATTCGAGagtatattcttcttcagcttCATCTTCCATTGTATTTATTCCCTCCTTGAAAACTTCAAATACCGATAGTCACGAAAACAAcaaggaaagaaaatatactTCGTCGACTTATATTACCGCTCCAATTTCCattaataaagatttaATTAGTGAAATTCAGAATAACAACGATAACAACGATAAcaacgataataataataataataataataataataataataataatgttaataagGAGGCTGGTTCTAACAATGATAgtaatattgaaagaaaagaagaatccGAACTGCTACATGGAGATCATACCatcaaaaacaacaacaattccACTATCCCAAGGGACACTTCTTCAACCTCGAGAAGCTTTAACAACTATATTAATGTCGGTGATGAAACAAGTGTAGCTGGTGCTACTTTACCGGATACTATTCCAACTTCCAAAAATTATGATTCAAGATACGATAAGAATGGTAATCCAATTTTGCAACCACAACCAAACCATCCAGCTTCATCATCGAATTTGTCGTcgtcattatcatttaatgtTGAACAGTCGGTCCCAATAGAGAGTActtcaaatcttcaaaCAAGTGTAAATGTAAACGTCATTCCACCTCCACAAGAATCATCTTTACCATCATCCTCTTCAAATAACAATAGAGACTTACAATCAAATACAAGcaaaaatttaaatataaagcAAAGACCAGTATCTACCATATCaatgaaaacaaataatatacaaaGTTCTACAGCATCAAGCATAGGACTAATAAGTCCCCAAAAtgataacaacaataagaGGCATCTTACCccatcaatatcatcaaaagGGACAACAGCTAGTACTGTTAACACTACAAAAACGTCATCCTCGAAGAAACCACCAACTACTACGACGATCCAATCTCATTCAGTTACTACTACTACAGCAGCAGTAGCAGCAGTAGCAGCGGGTAATGCTGATTCCAACCGTCATTCTAGATTAATTCCAAAACCAAAAGACGAGCATTCAACGAATGATAAACTACcaaacaagaagaaagaacATAAGAAGGGACTATTTCataaattaaagaaaaactatGAGAAAAGTTTGAGACTGAATGTCCAATCTAGCctataa
- the NDAI0A07710 gene encoding pyridoxal phosphate homeostasis protein (similar to Saccharomyces cerevisiae YBL036C; ancestral locus Anc_3.324): MITANRSIVRLQPAIRHTLKYSSLTSIKSYHHRKMSQPVTITYTQERKKELTAQYTHINQLIQTEQEKKNQNEHVLLLPVSKLKPASDIKILYDTLHIKEFGENYVQELMEKSKLLPNDIKWHFIGGLQTNKCKDLAKIPNLYCVETIDSLKKVKKLNESRLKFSEDADPINCYIQINTSNEEQKSGLHEENEIFEIVEYFLNKDGKEKPLMLNLVGLMTIGSWNVSHQVDHDKDNEDFTALANWKSKIDSKFGTDLKLSMGMSADYKQAVRQGSTEVRIGTDIFGNRPPKDEAKII, translated from the coding sequence ATGATCACTGCTAACAGATCTATAGTTAGATTGCAACCAGCAATTCGCCATACACTCAAATATTCATCTCTTACCTCGATAAAATCATATCATCATAGAAAAATGTCACAACCAGTTACAATCACCTACActcaagaaagaaagaaagaattaacTGCTCAATATACTCACATCAACCAATTGATCCAAACAGAgcaagaaaagaaaaatcaaaatgaaCATGTGTTACTACTACCTGTATCTAAATTAAAACCCGCAAGCgatatcaaaatattatatgatacCTTACacattaaagaatttggtGAAAATTACGTTCAAGAATTAATGGAGAAGAgtaaattattaccaaatgatattaaatgGCATTTTATTGGTGGATTGCAAACGAATAAATGTAAAGATTTAGCAAAGATTCCAAATTTGTATTGTGTAGAGACCATTGACTCATTGAAGAAGgttaaaaaattgaatgagtcaagattgaaattttccGAAGATGCTGATCCTATTAATTGTTATATCCAAATTAATACTTCTAATGAGGAACAAAAATCAGGGCTTCATGAGGAGAatgaaatctttgaaattgtGGAATACTTCCTGAATAAAGATGGTAAAGAAAAACCATTAATGCTCAACTTGGTAGGGTTGATGACAATTGGTTCATGGAATGTGTCTCATCAAGTTGATCATGATAAGGATAACGAAGATTTTACGGCATTAGCTAATTGGAAATCGAAGATTGATTCCAAATTTGGAactgatttgaaattgtcAATGGGGATGTCGGCTGATTATAAACAAGCTGTTAGACAAGGGAGTACAGAAGTTAGAATCGGTACTGATATCTTTGGTAATAGACCTCCAAAGGATGAAGCtaaaatcatttaa